In Neospora caninum Liverpool complete genome, chromosome II, the following are encoded in one genomic region:
- a CDS encoding putative ubiquitin carboxyl-terminal hydrolase — protein sequence MEAASPATEPFGEQDSQYEERWTADSQPRPTYSRSPLQQTDNERFASSSSHGRNSRPDAAPVPRSPSHPRHAAVKRDQLQHSQSCRGQQSSGPSAPSQSSSSSSRSLPRASGRGEPVTLNGHAGPPTQIMQASFGSLRACRTSASSASRDEALPRRSSELAHVVQQDGPQNWGQSPSWPSSSLRAEPRPGQKGCSWHASEAEVAHQAQAWDSYKGEKRHSGRNGASCVVASDNSALVRREKGTREGEQSPVGGGSTFTWAQRVSGASHDPHKPAKHAPNPWVVRSDEGEQGMQKERQAPTRAGTGEGEANRTVEIGTEQEEPTTRPNKETFTENDQEATEIRAASSRLAGPSAHSSSMPVSPVPVPLPGWSRGPSAAVFAPPSQGGGDGRASRRSAPKTAASAVAPSGRERGPSRDERKAQEWSVGAPQSGEMGGLPMHAANGEHDSSRASPSEKDRAQLVQQIAGGKSQPLAPAGVAAGYAGAQATRQDENRQEREKHREKEEAGPGTDGEKRENGEEDDQMRPPYPPCLLSAIMDRVRVPEGERIARTHEDATELPDLTLKLDAADFPSFVQRGLVNTHNNCYMNAVIQALVPVLLPLWPRLLSPLWARKNGNGVVSLSRASSPSLWSSLADAAQVFLDPQRPSSSLARPGDVARIFQHVVSGPSRGGMSGGLVWGQQADASEFLLFLINGLHDECKWTRGPSAGFAESSAAQNGDDGFVEVGKKNKKIKPRVVGSEEDSLVYRLFGGLLRECSVDPRTGSKLSERKEFFLFLSCSVLPHLRTLESVLETHFADRDVEPAEDKASAADDRSLAKGRGKGVSGEGRKRGPETERRPRCRLQTRIESPPPILVIVLQRFCYDRQKQRAMKVSHPVALSEQLVLRSSWCVCPCGGQRNQHVGGKRDKIRGTGCSTSYEEDVAMHEREEQSHLSLEERTYDLAGVISHKGVLMNRGHYTAASRLPAALAASVTKRKGGCREPRKVNVLAGVKGGRWAAAATLTGDEMKRETETEGERNREEVSESESEKERHQAAEEKLQETSWILSDDMSCSVRPFDAVQNMEGHYVLIFVNRRWQVSTDPARSFEQARRFQSELESGTERWEE from the exons ATGGAGGCGGCATCGCCTGCCACAGAGCCGTTTGGAGAGCAAGACAGCCAGTACGAGGAAAGGTGGACTGCAGACAGTCAACCTAGACCTACTTACTCTCGGTCTCCGTTGCAACAGACTGACAACGAGAGGtttgcctcgtcttcgtcccacGGAAGGAACTCACGACCTGACGCCGCACCCGTGCCCCGCTCGCCGTCTCATCCACGGCATGCAGCGGTGAAGAGAGACCAGCTGCAGCACAGTCAGAGCTGTAGAGGACAGCAGTCTTCCGGCCCGTCTGCGCCGTCtcagtcttcttcctcttcgtcgcgctcCTTGCCTCGTGCTTCGGGTCGGGGAGAACCCGTTACGCTGAATGGGCATGCGGGCCCTCCCACGCAGATCATGCAGGCCTCTTTCGGCAGCCTCCGGGCGTGCAGGACGAGTGCCAGCAGCGCCTCACGCGATgaggctcttcctcgccgaagCTCGGAACTAGCGCACGTTGTTCAACAGGACGGGCCGCAGAACTGGGGGCAGTCCCCGTCGtggccttcctcgtctttgcgAGCGGAGCCCCGCCCCGGACAAAAAGGGTGTTCATGGCATgcaagcgaggcagaggTTGCCCACCAGGCCCAGGCCTGGGATAGTtacaaaggagagaaaagacacagtGGACGGAACGGTGCCTCGTGTGTTGTTGCTTCTGACAACTCTGCTCTCGTTCGTagagaaaaagggacgaGGGAAGGGGAACAGTCTCCAGTTGGGGGCGGAAGTACTTTCACGTGGGCGCAGCGCGTGTCGGGCGCAAGCCACGATCCCCACAAGCCGGCAAAACATGCACCAAACCCGTGGGTGGTCCGGAGCGATGAGGGCGAACAAGgcatgcagaaagagagacaggcaccgACGCGGGCAGGGACTGgggagggcgaagcgaaCAGGACAGTGGAGATTGGCACGGAACAGGAGGAACCCACGACACGTCCAAACAAGGAAACATTCACGGAAAACGACcaagaagcgacagagatcagagccgcgtcctcgcgcctTGCTGGCCCCTCGGCTCACTCTTCTTCaatgcctgtctctcctgtcccgGTGCCTTTACCTGGGTGGTCCCGCGGGCCGAGCGCTGCAGTGTTCGCTCCACCCTCTCAAG GTGGCGGAGACGGTCGGGCTTCACGGCGATCGGCGCCCAAGACTGCGGCGTCTGCTGTCGCCCCTTCCGGTCGAGAGAGGGGGCCTTCgcgcgacgagagaaaggctcAAGAGTGGAGTGTCGGTGCACCACAGTCCGGGGAAATGGGCGGTCTCCCCATGCATGCGGCAAACGGAGAACACGATTCGTcacgcgcgtcgccgtccgAGAAGGACAGGGCGCAGCTCGTCCAGCAGATCGCAGGGGGTAAATCTCAGCCTCTGGCGCCTGCAGGGGTTGCGGCGGGATACGCCGGAGCGCAAGCAACAAGACAGGATGAGAacagacaggagagggagaagcacagggaaaaggaagaagcggggccgggcacagacggagagaaacgggaaaacgggGAGGAAGATGACCAGATGAGGCCGCCATACCCACCTTGCCTGCTCAGCGCGATCATGGACAGAGTGAGAGTTCCG GAGGGCGAGCGTATAGCAAGGACgcacgaagacgcgacggaACTCCCTGACCTAACTCTGAAA CTCGACGCAGCAGACTTCCCGTCTTTTGTTCAACGTGGACTTGTCAACACGCACAACAACTGCTACATGAATGCCGTAATTCAAGCCTTGGTTCCTGTTCTCCTGCCGCTGTGGCCacggcttctgtctcctctgtgggCTCGCAAGAACGGGAATGGGGTGGTATCTCTatcgcgcgcctcgtctccctccttaTGGAGCAGCCTCGCCGACGCTGCGCAAGTGTTTCTAGACCCCCAGAGGCCGTCGTCCTCCCTTGCTCGTCCTGGGGACGTGGCGCGAATTTTCCAGCATGTCGTGTCTGGACCCTCCAGAGGGGGCATGTCGGGAGGGCTGGTTTGGGGGCAACAAGCAGACGCGTCGGaattccttcttttcctcatCAACGGACTCCACGACGAGTGCAAGTGGACG AGGGGGCCCTCGGCCGGTTTCGCCGAGTCTTCAGCAGCCCAAAATGGCGATGATGGCTTCGTCGAGGTCGGCaaaaaaaacaagaaaaTCAAGCCTCGCGTCGtcggaagcgaggaagactcCCTCGTCTACCG GCTTTTTGGTGGTCTTTTGAGAGAGTGTTCCGTAGATCCACGGACAGGCTCGAAACTCAGCGAACGGAAGGAGTTTTTTCTATTTCTGTCTTGCTCGGTTCTTCCGCATCTGCGAACTCTCGAATCCGTCCTCGAAACGCATTTCGCCGACCGAGATGTCGAGCCGGCAGAGGACAAGGCCAGCGCGGCAGACGATAGGTCTCTTGCGAAAGGGCGTGGAAAGGGGGTCAGTGGGGAGGGCAGAAAACGGGGGccggaaacggaaaggcggCCGAGATGTCGACTTCAGACACGGATTGAGTCCCCACCTCCCATCCTGGTCATCGTGCTCCAGAGATTTTGTTATGACCGGCAGAAACAGCGGGCGATGAAGGTTTCTCACCCCGTTGCGCTGTCTGAACAGCTTGTTCTGAGGTCTTCgtggtgtgtgtgtccctgTGGGGGCCAGCGGAACCAGCATGtgggaggaaaaagagacaagatCCGAGGCACTGGCTGCTCGACGTCGTACGAAGAAGATGTGGCGatgcacgagagagaagagcaaagCCATCTGAGTTTGGAGGAAAGAACGTATGACCTGGCAGGCGTCATCTCACACAAAGGAGTTCTCATGAACCGGGGGCACTACACTGCAGCCAGTCGTCTCCCTGCAGCGCTTGCCGCTTCTGtgacaaagaggaaaggcggctGTCGTGAGCCGAGAAAAGTAAACGTTTTGGCTGGCGTGAAAGGCGGCAGATGGGCAGCGGCAGCCACATTGACGGGCGATGAGAtgaaaagggaaacagagacagaaggggagaggaatCGTGAAGAAGTGTCCGAGTCCGAGtccgaaaaagagagacaccaagccgcagaagagaagctgCAAGAGACATCATGGATACTCTCCGACGACATGTCTTGCTCGGTAAGGCCCTTTGATGCCGTCCAGAATATGGAAGGACACTATGTGCTCATATTCGTCAATCGTCGCTGGCAAGTGAGCACAGACCCAGCGCGCTCCTTTGAACAGGCCAGGAGATTTCAGTCCGAGCTGGAATCTGGGACGGAGAGATGGGAAGAATAG